GCATTATTAGAGGGTGAAGTTAAATGATATTAAATGGCGGATGGATAGAAACTACTGAAGGCGTGCACCGGTTTATATTGTGGGGCCAGGGTGGAGAAACTAAGTGTACAAGAAAAGGCAGAACACCTAAAAATGCACTTCCACTATATGAAGAAATGGCTTCAGTGGTCGAATTGCGCAGTAAAATTAATAATACAGCACTTGAGATAAGATGTGGAAAATATAAATATGATGCAGTAAAAAAGCAGCTTCACAAGAGAGAGATTAGAGGTATTTCTTTTAGTAATTTGGATTCATTCCATAGGATTTTAAATATAGATAGAGAACGCCTCGATGGAATAGAGCTGTCACAGGAATTAAAATTTTGGATTACAGTGGCAAAATTCACAGCTGAGCTAATTATAAAACATAAATATTTGCCTTCCTTAACCATCGATAGAGCACGTAAAAAAGTTGATTCTAGGTGGAGATGGCACACCAGCGACTCTGAGTATATTGATAAAAAAAAGGCGTTATGTAGTAATATGCCCACAGATTGTAAGTCATATTTTCTTTTAGAGAATGAGGAATTTAAATACACAAATACGACTAAACTTGTAAGTGATTTTATAGATTCTATGATTGATAGTATGGTGAGATGGAGCTGCACTGAAATAAACAAAGATAATGACTACTTCGGAGAAGGTTTTAGTAGCCTAGGAGGTACTTGGTTACATTCTCTTTTTTCAGAATTGCCTGAAATACCTATTGATACTAGTGATCAAATTAAAATGCTAAATGAGTATAAGAAATGGATAGAGCCAATAAAAATCAAAAACAATAATTTTAAGTTTCGTACTTGTTTTAAAGTTGTTCCACCAAGCCGAGGCGAGGAGTGGACAATTGAATATTTGCTTCAAGCAAAGGATGATCTCAGTCTTATGTTACCAGCAAAAATGATTTTTGAAGAATCCTTGGATACTATAACCTATTTAAATAAAAAATTCAATAATCCTCAAGAACGGCTTCTAGAGGATTTAGCAGTTGCATCAAAAGTATTTATTCCAATTGAAAGGAGTCTTTATGATGCAGTACCTGTAGAGTGCAAGCTATCAATGGAGGAAGCCTATTCATTTTTAAGGGAATCAGCTTACTTTTTAAAGGAAAAAGGCTTTGGCATTATTGCACCAGCATGGTGGAAAAAGCCTTCAAAACTTTCAGTTAAATTAAAAGATAAAAACCATACTACAAATACTAATTTAGCAACAAAGAGTACATTTAATATGGATACTATTCTTGAATATGATTGGAAGGTAGCCTTGGATGGAAATGAGATAAGTGAGAAAGAATTTGATAGGATTTCAGATTTAAAGGTGCCATTTATTCAATTAAGAGGTCAGTGGGTACAGGTCGATATACATCAAATCAAATCACTTTCCAAAATAAAAATGAATAAAGGCTTAAATGGAAAAATCCCTATGGGAGAATTATTAAGACTAAATTTAAGTGATGAAGAAATAATTCCTGGAATTAGTGTTGATAATATAGACAATCGGGAAGCTGTGGGTCACTTTTTTGAAAAATTATTCAATCTTAATAGTATAGAGGAAGTTGATATTCCGCAAGGATTCAGTGGTACCTTAAGAGAATATCAAAAAAGAGGCTTTTACTGGTTAACTTTTTTAAGGGATCATGGTATAGGGGCTTGTCTTGCTGATGATATGGGGCTAGGAAAAACGGTGCAAAGCATTTGCCTTTTACTTTACGAGCGGGAAAATAAGTTAACAGATAAACCTACCTTGATAATATGCCCTACTTCCGTTGTTGGAAATTGGGAAAAGGAAATTGAAAAGTTCGCACCTGGCCTTAAAATTGCAATTCACCACGGAAATAGTAGGTGGAGTTACGAAACCTTTAGCGATGAAATACATAAAAATGAAGTTATTATTACAACCTATGCGCTAATAGTAAGGGATAAGAGTTTATTTCAAAAGGAACAATGGGCGGGGATTATATTAGATGAAGCTCAAAATATTAAAAATAGCGCATCTAAACAAACTCAGCATATAAAAGCATTAAAGGCAGAATATAAAGTGGCATTAACAGGAACGCCAGTTGAAAATAGACTTTCGGATTTATGGTCTATTATGGACTTTTTAAATAGTGGATATCTATACAATTGGTCAACCTTTAGGCGTGAATTTGCAGTCCCTATAGAAAGAGAGGGAAATCCTGAAATAAGTAAAAAACTAAGGAAAATAATTTCCCCCTTTGTACTACGTAGACTTAAAACTGATGCAAATATTATCAAAGATTTACCAGAAAAAATCGAAACTAAGGAATATGCACCACTAACAAAGGAACAGGCTACACTATATCAAGCGGTAGTAAATGATTGTTTGAATAAAATTGATAGTTCTGAAGGTATACAGAGAAGAGGCTTAATTATTTCATCTTTAACAAAGTTTAAGCAAATTTGTAATCATCCAGTGCAGTTTTTAAAGGACAATGGTGAAATCGAAGGTCGTTCTGGAAAACTTGAAAGGATTTTAGAAATGCTAGAAGTTGTTATAGAAGAAGGGGATAGGTCACTAGTATTTACGCAGTTCGCAGAAATGGGGCACATTCTGCAATCAGAAATCGAGAAAAAACTAGGTGTGAAAACATTGTTTTTACATGGAGGTACCAGTAGAAAGAAAAGAGAAGAATTGATTAATATTTTTCAAAATGACACGAATGAGCCTATGGTGTTTGTATTATCACTAAAGGCTGGAGGCCTTGGGCTAAACCTTACAAAAGCAAATCACGTTTTTCATTTTGATAGATGGTGGAACCCTGCTGTAGAAAATCAAGCAACAGATAGAGCCTTTAGAATAGGGCAAATTAAGAATGTTCATGTGCATAAATTCATATGTATGGGAACCCTAGAAGAAAAAATTGATGAAATGCTAGAACGGAAACAGGCACTTGCTGAAAGTATAGTTTCAACAAATGAGAACTGGATCTCAGAAATGAGTAATGATGAACTCAGAGAGTTATTTATATTAGAGCATGACAACATAATTGATGGTTAATAGTTAATAGATAACAGATTGCAGATGACAGCTAAAGTGTATTATTAAGGCACATATAGATAGCAATAAGGAGATGTAACCTTTGTGACTGGAAAAATAAGAAATGAATTCGGTATTAATTGGTGGTCTAAAAAATGGAATAATGCAATTTCAAGCTTTACTATAAGTTCTAGAATAGATAAAGGACGTGAATATGCAAGAGCTGGCAATGTACTTAGTATGGAAATTTTAAAGGGAGAAATCATTGCAGAAGTTCAGGGTGGAAGATTATCCCCCTATAAAGTAAATATGGAGATTGATATTTTTTCAAAGCAGCAATGGGAAAACATTATGAATATCATGGCGCAAAAGGCTATATTTTGTGCCATGATTTTAAATGGAGAAATGCCTGAAAATATAGAGGAAGCTTTTAAAGAGGCTGGAGTTTCTCTTTTTCCTAAAAAACAAATACACCTAATAACTCAGTGCTCATGCCCCGATACTGCAAATCCATGTAAACATATCGCTGCAGTTCATTATCTGCTAGGACTTGAATTTGATAAAGATCCCTTTGTGATTTTAAAACTTAGAGGCATGGACAAAGAAGAATTTTTAAAAGCCTTGAGAGTTTTAAGAAGTGGCACTGAAAGCGATGTAATTAAAAGAAAAGTAAAAAAACAGCTTAAGTCAAAAAAAACTATTTTGGATTTGAAAAGAGAATTTGAGAATTCAAATAGAAAAGATGAAGAGGTATTAAACATGTCTTTTTCTTATGTATCACCTGAAATTGTGCATGGTGTTATAAAAACATTGGGCACTCCAGACTTTTGCACTAGTGAAGATGAATTTGGATATAAAATGAAGAAAGCTTATGGTAACGCTGAAGAGGCGGCTAGAAAATTTGTAGAGGGAAAATAAAAAACTTAGATATAAATAAGTTTTCAGATATATCTGAATTTTTTTGAAATTCACATTGTAATATATGGAATTGTAGTATATAATTATTTTGTTGGCAACAACTAATATTAAAGAGGAGGTCGTGACCATGCTTACAAATAGAAGATTTTCATTAGATTTTGTGAACACTATGGTAAAATTTACTGAATTATATAAACATGATCTTGGTACGAATTTTTAATATTAATAAACTTTGTTATTTATATTAATTATCTAAGCCGGGGGAGTGTACCTACGGCTTTTTTATTAGTATTATGGAGCTTCTATGTAAAAATACAAGTACTCATAACAGCTAATAATATGTTAAAAAGCCGTAGAATATTTATTCTTCGGCTTTTTAATTTTTATAATGTATATTTTTCTATTCTATTAAAAAGAAGGAGTGGTTTGAAAGTGATTAAAAAACATGATTACAGAAAATTTAGGGGCTGGAATTTTAATTTTTACACTTGAGTTTTCCAAAATTGTACTAAGACCATATTAAAAGCTGGAAAATACGCAAGTGGTAATATCAACTTTGTCCGGTCACAAGGGGGAGGATTTATATGAAGAAACTTTTAAGGTTAACTAAGGGAAATAGATTATTATATACTGCAGCAATACTTTCTATAGCAGCAGCTACATTTATAGCAATGCTAGAGCCTATGATTATAAAAGTAACAATAGATTCAGTAATAGGGAACAAACCATTGAATGTTCCGGTGCCTATAGAAAGGCTAGTAATGATGGTGGGTGGAACAACTGTACTTTTTAGAAATTTATGGATATGTTCTTTGAGTCTTGTAATATTAACCTGTATAAGAGGAGTTTTTTTATTCTTAAGAGGAAAACTTTCTGCGCAGGCAGCTGAAAACATTGCAAGAAATATGAGAGTGAAGCTTTATGATCATATTCAGAATTTACCCTACGAATATCATGTAAAAGCAGAATCAGGGGACCTTATTCAAAGATGTACTTCAGATGTGGACACCGTTAGAAAATTCTTTGCAGCGCAAATGGTGGAAATCGGAAGAGCATTTTTTATAGTGACCTTTGCAATAATAATGATGTTGTCACTTAATAAAAAGATGACAGTTATTGCAATGGTGATAGTACCAATTATATTTATATTTTCATATGTGTTTTTTTATAAAATTAAAAATACTTTTGAAAAGGCTGATTCACAGGAGGGAGTTCTAACATCAGTGCTTCAAGAAAACTTAAGTGGAGTTAGAGTAGTAAAAGCTTTTGGAAGACAGAACTTTGAAATTGATAAATATGAAAAAGAAAACATGAAATATAGGGATTTGAATTTCAATTTAGTAAAGCTACTTTCAACTTATTGGTCTACCTCAGATATTCTTTGTATGACTCAAATTGGTCTGGTTTTAGTATCAGGCATATATTTTGCAGTTAACGGAGAAATAAGTTTAGGTACTTTGGTAGTATTCAACACTTATGAAGGAATGTTATTATGGCCAGTAAGACAACTGGGTAGAATACTTTCCGATATGGGAAAAATGTCAGTATCTCTTCAAAGAATAACAAATATTATTGATGTGCCAGTGGAACAAGAATATGGGCAGGCACTAAAGCCAGAGATTAAAGGAGAAATAAGCTTTGAAAATGTAAACTTTGAATATGAAAGTGATAATGAAATTCTGAGTGATATAAGTTTTAAAGTAAAAAAAGGCGAAACAGTGGCTATTGTTGGACCAACAGGTTCAGGTAAATCCTCATTAGTTCATCTTTTATTAAGACTTTATGATTATGATAGTGGTTCTATAAAAGTTGATGGAATAGAGCTTAAGGATATTGAAAGAAAGCATATGAGAAATAATGTAGGAATAGTGCTTCAAGAGCCCTTTCTCTATTCACGAACAATAAAGGAAAACATC
This DNA window, taken from Clostridium estertheticum, encodes the following:
- a CDS encoding SWIM zinc finger family protein; translated protein: MTGKIRNEFGINWWSKKWNNAISSFTISSRIDKGREYARAGNVLSMEILKGEIIAEVQGGRLSPYKVNMEIDIFSKQQWENIMNIMAQKAIFCAMILNGEMPENIEEAFKEAGVSLFPKKQIHLITQCSCPDTANPCKHIAAVHYLLGLEFDKDPFVILKLRGMDKEEFLKALRVLRSGTESDVIKRKVKKQLKSKKTILDLKREFENSNRKDEEVLNMSFSYVSPEIVHGVIKTLGTPDFCTSEDEFGYKMKKAYGNAEEAARKFVEGK
- a CDS encoding ABC transporter ATP-binding protein, with the translated sequence MKKLLRLTKGNRLLYTAAILSIAAATFIAMLEPMIIKVTIDSVIGNKPLNVPVPIERLVMMVGGTTVLFRNLWICSLSLVILTCIRGVFLFLRGKLSAQAAENIARNMRVKLYDHIQNLPYEYHVKAESGDLIQRCTSDVDTVRKFFAAQMVEIGRAFFIVTFAIIMMLSLNKKMTVIAMVIVPIIFIFSYVFFYKIKNTFEKADSQEGVLTSVLQENLSGVRVVKAFGRQNFEIDKYEKENMKYRDLNFNLVKLLSTYWSTSDILCMTQIGLVLVSGIYFAVNGEISLGTLVVFNTYEGMLLWPVRQLGRILSDMGKMSVSLQRITNIIDVPVEQEYGQALKPEIKGEISFENVNFEYESDNEILSDISFKVKKGETVAIVGPTGSGKSSLVHLLLRLYDYDSGSIKVDGIELKDIERKHMRNNVGIVLQEPFLYSRTIKENIKMAKIDSKDIEIHNAATVAAVHNVITSFEKGYDTVVGEKGVTLSGGQRQRVAIARTLIKDMPILIFDDSLSAVDAETDRVIRGELKKKSKGNTTFIISHRISTVMGADKIIVLNHGKIESIGTHKTLIKSDGIYKRIWEIQTSLDALDDEKQVCNE
- a CDS encoding DEAD/DEAH box helicase; protein product: MILNGGWIETTEGVHRFILWGQGGETKCTRKGRTPKNALPLYEEMASVVELRSKINNTALEIRCGKYKYDAVKKQLHKREIRGISFSNLDSFHRILNIDRERLDGIELSQELKFWITVAKFTAELIIKHKYLPSLTIDRARKKVDSRWRWHTSDSEYIDKKKALCSNMPTDCKSYFLLENEEFKYTNTTKLVSDFIDSMIDSMVRWSCTEINKDNDYFGEGFSSLGGTWLHSLFSELPEIPIDTSDQIKMLNEYKKWIEPIKIKNNNFKFRTCFKVVPPSRGEEWTIEYLLQAKDDLSLMLPAKMIFEESLDTITYLNKKFNNPQERLLEDLAVASKVFIPIERSLYDAVPVECKLSMEEAYSFLRESAYFLKEKGFGIIAPAWWKKPSKLSVKLKDKNHTTNTNLATKSTFNMDTILEYDWKVALDGNEISEKEFDRISDLKVPFIQLRGQWVQVDIHQIKSLSKIKMNKGLNGKIPMGELLRLNLSDEEIIPGISVDNIDNREAVGHFFEKLFNLNSIEEVDIPQGFSGTLREYQKRGFYWLTFLRDHGIGACLADDMGLGKTVQSICLLLYERENKLTDKPTLIICPTSVVGNWEKEIEKFAPGLKIAIHHGNSRWSYETFSDEIHKNEVIITTYALIVRDKSLFQKEQWAGIILDEAQNIKNSASKQTQHIKALKAEYKVALTGTPVENRLSDLWSIMDFLNSGYLYNWSTFRREFAVPIEREGNPEISKKLRKIISPFVLRRLKTDANIIKDLPEKIETKEYAPLTKEQATLYQAVVNDCLNKIDSSEGIQRRGLIISSLTKFKQICNHPVQFLKDNGEIEGRSGKLERILEMLEVVIEEGDRSLVFTQFAEMGHILQSEIEKKLGVKTLFLHGGTSRKKREELINIFQNDTNEPMVFVLSLKAGGLGLNLTKANHVFHFDRWWNPAVENQATDRAFRIGQIKNVHVHKFICMGTLEEKIDEMLERKQALAESIVSTNENWISEMSNDELRELFILEHDNIIDG